A region from the Vicia villosa cultivar HV-30 ecotype Madison, WI linkage group LG3, Vvil1.0, whole genome shotgun sequence genome encodes:
- the LOC131657164 gene encoding lysine histidine transporter 2-like has protein sequence MVGAGVLSLPYAMSHMGWGPGVTILILSWVITLYTLWQMVEMHEMIPGKRLDRYHELGQEAFGEKLGLWIVVPQQVIVEAGTCIVYMVTGGKSLKKAHDTLCPDCTNIKTSYWIIVFASINFVLAQCPNFNSLSIISMSAAAMSLTYSTIAWAASLKKGIVPNVDYGPKSTSTADGVFNFLSALGDVAFAYAGHNVVLEIQATMPSSHEVPSKKPMWKGVIFAYLGVAFCYFPVAIIGYYMFGNSVEDNILITLEKPAWLIATANLFVVIHVIGGYQVYAMPVFDMIETAMVKKLHFSPSFALRFSVRSIYVALTMLIGICIPFFGSLLGFLGGFAFAPTTYFLPCIIWLKLKKPKKFGLSWTINVICIILGVLIMVLSSIGALRNIIVQAKHYKFFS, from the exons ATGGTTGGTGCTGGTGTTCTCAGCCTTCCATATGCTATGTCCCATATGGGCTG GGGGCCTGGAGTTACGATTCTTATCCTATCCTGGGTGATTACATTGTACACGTTATGGCAAATGGTTGAGATGCATGAAATGATTCCAGGAAAGAGATTAGACCGGTATCATGAATTAGGGCAAGAAGCGTTTGGAGAGAAACTGGGTCTTTGGATTGTGGTTCCACAACAAGTCATTGTTGAAGCTGGCACATGTATTGTGTACATGGTCACCGGTGGGAAATCGTTGAAGAAAGCGCATGACACTCTTTGTCCGGATTGCACAAATATCAAAACCTCGTATTGGATTATTGTGTTTGCTTCAATTAACTTTGTTCTTGCCCAATGCCCTAACTTCAACTCCCTTTCTATCATATCTATGAGCGCGGCCGCTATGTCTTTGac ATACTCAACCATAGCATGGGCTGCTTCACTTAAAAAAGGGATAGTCCCAAATGTGGACTATGGACCTAAATCAACTAGCACTGCTGATGGTGTATTCAACTTCCTTTCCGCGTTGGGAGATGTAGCGTTTGCTTATGCAGGTCACAACGTGGTTCTAGAAATCCAAGCAACTATGCCATCGAGCCATGAAGTGCCTTCCAAGAAACCTATGTGGAAAGGGGTTATTTTTGCATACCTAGGAGTTGCATTCTGCTACTTCCCCGTCGCAATTATTGGATACTATATGTTTGGTAATTCTGTTGAGGATAACATCCTCATCACACTCGAAAAACCTGCTTGGCTCATCGCTACTGCTAACTTGTTTGTTGTTATCCATGTAATCGGAGGCTATCAG GTATATGCAATGCCGGTATTTGATATGATTGAAACTGCCATGGTTAAGAAGCTACACTTTTCACCTTCTTTTGCACTTCGATTCTCAGTTCGCAGTATATATGTTG CATTGACAATGTTGATTGGCATATGCATCCCGTTCTTTGGTTCTCTGCTTGGATTTCTCGGAGGATTTGCATTTGCTCCAACAACTTACTTT CTTCCTTGTATCATCTGGCTTAAACTCAAGAAACCCAAGAAATTCGGTTTGTCATGGACAATTAATGTG atatgcatcatTCTCGGGGTCCTTATAATGGTATTATCCTCGATTGGTGCGTTGAGAAATATCATTGTACAAGCAAAGCACTACAAATTCTTCTCGTAG
- the LOC131657165 gene encoding G-type lectin S-receptor-like serine/threonine-protein kinase SD1-1, whose translation MPPEYAVHGSFSIKSDVFSFGVVVLEIISNKKNRGFCDPLHDLNLLGHAWRLWIEDRPLELMDEILHDAAICSEIIKFIHVALLCVQQKPENRPNMSSVVFMIKGGKLLSKPCKPGFEEIL comes from the exons ATGCCTCCAGAATATGCAGTTCATGGATCTTTCTCAATAAAATCAGATGTTTTTAGCTTTGGAGTCGTAGTACTTGAGATAATTAGCAATAAGAAGAATCGTGGATTTTGTGACCCTCTACATGATCTAAACCTTCTTGGTCAT gcATGGAGACTATGGATTGAAGATAGGCCACTGGAGTTGATGGATGAAATATTACATGATGCAGCCATATGTTcagaaataataaaatttattcatgTGGCTCTACTGTGTGTACAACAGAAACCAGAAAATAGGCCTAACATGTCGTCGGTAGTTTTTATGATAAAGGGTGGAAAGTTACTCTCGAAACCATGTAAACCCGGGTTCGAAGAGATTTTATAA